A part of Melittangium boletus DSM 14713 genomic DNA contains:
- a CDS encoding 5'-3' exonuclease, whose translation MRLHLVDGTYELYRAHYSPRPGASAPDGRDVKATVGLVSSLLALLHDADEAVTHLAVAFDNPIRSFRNELFADYKSDEGVPPELHAQFDGAEEAVRALGVTVWSMKELEADDAMASAAARWAERVEQVRLLTPDKDLGQCVRGRRVVQVDRKQQKELDEEGVKARLGVAPASVPDLLALVGDAADGIPGLPGFGEKGATALLSAYGHLEAIPPDAAAWTVRPRGADKLAATLRERREDALLYRRLATVVTDAPLRESLEDLAWTGVPRARYLAWCESLGLNTLRSRPKRWAES comes from the coding sequence ATGCGCCTGCACCTCGTCGATGGTACCTATGAGCTCTACCGCGCCCACTACTCCCCCCGGCCCGGTGCGAGCGCCCCGGATGGCCGGGATGTGAAGGCCACGGTGGGGCTCGTCTCCAGCCTGCTCGCGCTCCTGCATGACGCGGACGAGGCCGTCACCCACCTGGCCGTGGCCTTCGACAACCCCATCCGCTCGTTCCGCAACGAGCTCTTCGCGGACTACAAGTCCGACGAGGGCGTGCCCCCGGAACTGCACGCCCAGTTCGATGGCGCCGAGGAGGCGGTGCGGGCGCTCGGCGTCACCGTGTGGTCCATGAAGGAGCTGGAGGCGGATGACGCGATGGCCTCGGCCGCGGCGCGCTGGGCGGAGCGGGTGGAGCAGGTGCGGCTGCTCACCCCGGACAAGGACCTGGGGCAGTGCGTGCGGGGCCGCCGGGTGGTGCAGGTGGACCGCAAGCAGCAGAAGGAGCTGGACGAGGAGGGGGTGAAGGCGCGGCTGGGCGTGGCCCCGGCGAGCGTGCCGGACCTGCTGGCGCTCGTGGGGGACGCGGCGGATGGCATCCCCGGCCTGCCCGGCTTCGGCGAGAAGGGCGCCACGGCGCTCCTGTCCGCCTATGGGCACCTGGAGGCGATTCCCCCGGACGCGGCGGCGTGGACGGTGAGGCCCCGGGGCGCGGACAAGCTCGCGGCCACCCTGCGCGAGCGGCGCGAGGACGCGCTCCTGTACCGCCGGCTCGCCACCGTGGTGACGGACGCGCCGCTCCGCGAGTCCCTGGAGGACCTGGCCTGGACGGGCGTGCCCCGGGCGCGCTACCTCGCGTGGTGTGAGTCCCTGGGCCTCAACACGCTCCGCTCGCGCCCCAAGCGCTGGGCGGAGTCCTGA
- a CDS encoding group II truncated hemoglobin, translating into MSTEMKPVALNIPGPDDDWTPSMEDMPFHRLGGEPGVQALAEAFYDAMDAEEPALARLHELDEQGRVNRGTRERFGLFLMGWLGGPQHYMQRHGHPRLRMRHGHLPVNLDHRDAWLRSMRRAMDARGVKGGVRRFLDQRFAEVADFLRNTEG; encoded by the coding sequence ATGTCCACCGAGATGAAGCCCGTGGCGTTGAACATCCCTGGACCCGATGATGACTGGACGCCCAGCATGGAGGACATGCCCTTCCACCGGCTGGGCGGCGAGCCAGGCGTCCAGGCGCTGGCCGAGGCCTTCTACGACGCCATGGACGCGGAGGAACCGGCGCTCGCCCGGCTGCACGAGCTGGATGAACAGGGCCGGGTGAACCGGGGCACGCGCGAGCGCTTCGGCCTCTTCCTCATGGGCTGGCTCGGCGGCCCCCAGCACTACATGCAGCGGCACGGCCACCCGCGCCTGCGCATGCGCCATGGCCACCTGCCCGTGAACCTGGACCACCGCGACGCCTGGCTGCGCAGCATGCGGCGGGCCATGGACGCCCGGGGCGTGAAGGGCGGCGTGCGCCGGTTCCTGGACCAGCGCTTCGCCGAGGTGGCCGACTTCCTGCGCAACACCGAGGGCTAG
- a CDS encoding DUF4184 family protein: MPVTLPAHAAAILPFWRHFPSGWARTALVVGACTPDLSYIYLLRGRYLAHLFPDCLLFGVPVGLGVLGVLEGLVLPALRRALPEWRGVQWGRFAVASPPPRTVLAWGAVGVALVLGICTHVLWDGFTHRTMWPARGLYGDVTVPLGSRELPLARVFQHLSSGVGSLVVLGMMARRYRHLEPVPGGSRVDFLCLLVPFVAGACMGLAWRLVHYQDMGALEAQVWWAFWPTVTGALLGLTLGCVLVRWWGWRDR; the protein is encoded by the coding sequence ATGCCGGTGACCCTGCCCGCGCACGCGGCCGCGATCCTGCCCTTCTGGCGCCACTTCCCGAGCGGCTGGGCGCGCACCGCGCTCGTCGTGGGCGCGTGCACGCCGGACCTCTCCTATATCTACCTGCTGCGAGGCAGGTACCTGGCCCACCTCTTTCCGGACTGCCTCCTGTTCGGAGTGCCCGTGGGGCTTGGGGTGCTGGGGGTGTTGGAAGGGCTCGTCCTGCCCGCGCTGCGGCGGGCCCTGCCCGAGTGGCGGGGCGTGCAGTGGGGCCGCTTCGCGGTGGCGTCCCCTCCGCCCCGGACGGTGCTCGCGTGGGGGGCCGTCGGGGTGGCGCTAGTGCTCGGTATCTGCACCCATGTGCTTTGGGACGGCTTCACCCACCGCACGATGTGGCCGGCCCGGGGACTCTACGGCGATGTGACCGTGCCCCTGGGGAGCCGGGAGCTGCCGCTCGCCCGCGTCTTCCAACACCTCTCCTCGGGAGTTGGCTCGCTCGTGGTTCTCGGAATGATGGCGAGGCGCTATCGCCACCTGGAGCCCGTGCCGGGGGGCTCACGAGTGGACTTCCTGTGCCTGCTCGTGCCCTTCGTGGCGGGCGCCTGCATGGGGCTCGCGTGGCGGCTGGTCCACTACCAGGACATGGGCGCGCTGGAGGCCCAGGTGTGGTGGGCGTTCTGGCCCACGGTGACGGGCGCCCTCCTGGGACTCACGCTCGGATGCGTGCTCGTGCGGTGGTGGGGGTGGCGGGATCGTTGA
- a CDS encoding RNA-binding domain-containing protein: protein MLRVEELERLLADLESHRVERKQALTDPEKIRQAICAFANDLPGTGLPGYLFIGVDDSGVPVGKPVTDQLLLTLADMRSDGNILPPPRLHVEKVDLRGSPVAVVEVQPSDAPPVRFKGQVWVRVGPRRATATAEEERRLSERSIAQARTFDQRACPGGRLDDLLTDTILNDYLPRAIARSVLAENHRSLEEKLAALRLFDLRRGEPTHAAILLFGKNPLEFVPGAYVQFVRFDGDSLTDRVQDQKELKGNLFTTLTQLDTLLPLQVRTARVQGPGLVAEDKPDYPLIAIRELVLNALLHRNYEGTSAPVRLNWFQGKVEIHSPGGLYGQVTPQNFRRVSDYRNPVLGEAMKVLGYVERFGVGIARAEAALAANNNPPAEFAIEPTHMLVTLRASR from the coding sequence ATGCTCAGGGTCGAGGAACTTGAACGCTTGCTGGCGGACCTGGAGTCACACCGGGTCGAGCGCAAACAGGCGCTGACCGACCCGGAAAAGATACGCCAGGCGATCTGCGCCTTCGCCAATGATCTGCCGGGCACGGGGCTGCCAGGCTACCTGTTCATTGGCGTGGACGACTCGGGCGTGCCGGTGGGGAAGCCCGTGACGGACCAGCTCCTGCTGACATTGGCGGACATGCGCTCGGATGGAAACATCCTCCCACCCCCTCGCCTCCACGTGGAGAAGGTCGACCTGCGCGGAAGCCCCGTGGCCGTGGTCGAGGTTCAGCCCTCCGATGCTCCTCCCGTGCGGTTCAAGGGGCAGGTCTGGGTCCGAGTTGGACCGCGTCGCGCCACCGCCACGGCGGAGGAGGAGCGCAGGCTGTCCGAGCGAAGCATCGCCCAGGCGCGCACGTTCGACCAGCGCGCCTGTCCTGGCGGGCGGCTGGATGATCTCCTCACGGACACCATCCTCAACGACTACCTTCCCCGCGCCATCGCGCGGAGCGTTCTCGCCGAAAATCACCGGAGCCTGGAGGAAAAGCTCGCCGCTTTGCGGCTGTTCGATCTCCGCCGGGGCGAGCCGACGCATGCCGCGATCCTCCTGTTTGGAAAGAATCCGCTCGAGTTCGTGCCGGGCGCCTACGTCCAGTTCGTCCGTTTCGATGGGGATTCGCTGACGGACCGGGTGCAGGATCAGAAGGAACTGAAGGGCAATCTGTTCACCACCCTGACGCAACTCGACACGCTCCTGCCACTCCAAGTCCGGACGGCGCGTGTGCAGGGTCCAGGACTGGTGGCCGAGGACAAGCCAGATTACCCGCTCATCGCCATCCGGGAACTGGTGCTCAATGCACTGCTGCATCGCAACTACGAGGGCACCAGCGCGCCTGTCCGGCTCAACTGGTTTCAAGGCAAGGTGGAGATCCACAGCCCTGGAGGGCTCTACGGTCAGGTGACGCCGCAGAATTTCCGCCGCGTGAGCGACTATCGCAATCCCGTGCTCGGAGAGGCCATGAAGGTGCTCGGCTATGTCGAGCGCTTCGGGGTGGGGATCGCTCGGGCTGAAGCCGCCTTGGCCGCGAACAACAACCCTCCCGCGGAGTTCGCCATCGAGCCGACCCACATGCTGGTGACACTCAGGGCCTCACGGTGA
- a CDS encoding ParA family protein, producing the protein MKTIAFVSSKGGVGKTTLVYHLAHMLPRIGYPTLAVDLDPQAALSSMFFEETQLEAAWEKGRGTVFSCVAPLLRGSDELALPEPTPLSDSLWGLAGDPALWRLEGILANAWVNARTGNRLALKILSSFAQVVRMAGASTKSAVALLDLGSGLGALNRTALLAADFLVLPLAVDTLSLLGLRVLGPTLREWREEWRQLRESAQELQTDVPDGSMSPVGYIMVRTNVYGGRPHRSHAQVLGRVPSSYAEDVLGESSTARSVDEDPNCLSLLRNYYSLMSMAWDARKPMFDLSPSTGAMGSYTQLVHQCRDDFEALALRMAERCGLTKPSFDS; encoded by the coding sequence GTGAAGACGATTGCTTTCGTGAGTTCGAAGGGGGGCGTTGGGAAGACGACCCTTGTCTATCATCTGGCGCACATGCTGCCGCGCATCGGCTACCCGACGCTCGCGGTGGATCTGGATCCGCAAGCGGCCTTGTCATCCATGTTCTTCGAGGAGACTCAGCTCGAGGCAGCGTGGGAAAAAGGGCGGGGGACGGTTTTCTCTTGTGTCGCTCCGCTGCTGCGCGGTTCGGATGAACTCGCGTTGCCCGAGCCCACTCCTCTTTCGGATTCCCTGTGGGGCCTGGCGGGTGACCCCGCTCTCTGGCGCCTGGAGGGAATCCTGGCGAACGCCTGGGTGAATGCCCGCACGGGGAATCGTCTCGCGCTCAAGATCCTCTCCAGCTTCGCGCAGGTCGTGAGAATGGCTGGTGCCTCCACGAAGAGCGCGGTGGCCCTGCTTGATTTGGGCTCGGGACTGGGAGCACTCAATCGCACGGCGCTGCTCGCCGCGGATTTCCTGGTTCTTCCTCTCGCCGTGGATACCCTTTCGTTACTGGGTCTTCGGGTCCTCGGCCCGACACTGAGGGAGTGGCGCGAGGAATGGCGTCAGTTACGTGAGTCCGCTCAGGAACTCCAAACGGATGTCCCCGATGGAAGCATGTCCCCAGTCGGGTACATCATGGTTCGAACCAATGTCTACGGTGGGCGTCCGCATCGCTCCCACGCTCAAGTCCTTGGCCGGGTTCCTTCCAGCTACGCGGAGGACGTCCTGGGCGAATCGTCGACGGCCCGCTCCGTGGACGAGGACCCGAACTGTCTGTCGCTTCTGCGCAACTACTACAGCCTGATGTCCATGGCCTGGGATGCGCGGAAACCCATGTTCGATTTGTCGCCGTCGACGGGGGCGATGGGGAGTTACACCCAGCTGGTTCACCAATGCCGGGACGACTTCGAGGCCCTGGCCCTGCGGATGGCGGAGAGATGTGGCCTGACGAAGCCTTCGTTCGATTCGTGA
- a CDS encoding PTS fructose-like transporter subunit IIB, whose product MNVILITACPSGVATTFLAARGLERAAAQRGWTASVEMHGQLAPFKPVDAATIDAASLVVVAASAPVDLSRFAGKRLYQAPISEALPDPAAFLARAEAQARLHGPASSPTPALAGAPVEPKSTAGGTPRVVAVTACPTGVAHTFMAAEALTQAGKALGYPLRVETQGSVGAQDALTPEEIRAADVVILACDIEVNTSRFVGKRVFRTSTGAALKKSQATLREALDKAQVLEGAQGSAPAAAPAEKGGAAGLYKHLLTGVSFMLPMVVAGGLSIALSYVFGLEAFEDKGSLAAALMEIGNGAAFKLMVPLLAGYIAYSIADRPGIAPGMVGGYLASTLGAGFLGGIIAGFLAGYMAQSLSRYVKLPPSMEALKPILIIPLAGTLITGLVMIYVVGTPVAALMSSLTTFLKTMGTGNALLLGAVLGAMMCFDLGGPINKAAYAFGVGLLSESTYGPMAAIMAAGMVPPIGMGIASVLARNKFSKPEREAGKAAMVLGLCFISEGAIPFMAKDPLRVIPTSLLGGTLTGALSMYFGVQLMAPHGGLFVLLIPHAVNHVLAYLFAISVGSLVTGVAYALVKTGKVELPGASAPTQGKGWSKGATVG is encoded by the coding sequence ATGAACGTCATTCTCATCACCGCCTGTCCGAGCGGCGTGGCCACGACGTTCCTGGCGGCCCGGGGACTCGAGCGCGCCGCGGCCCAGCGCGGCTGGACGGCCTCCGTGGAGATGCACGGCCAGCTCGCGCCCTTCAAGCCCGTGGACGCGGCCACGATCGACGCGGCCTCGCTCGTCGTCGTCGCGGCGAGCGCCCCCGTGGACCTCTCGCGCTTCGCGGGCAAGCGGCTCTACCAGGCCCCCATCTCCGAGGCCCTGCCCGACCCGGCCGCGTTCCTCGCGCGCGCCGAGGCCCAGGCCCGCCTCCACGGCCCGGCCTCGAGCCCCACCCCGGCCCTGGCCGGCGCGCCCGTGGAGCCCAAGTCCACGGCCGGAGGCACGCCCCGCGTCGTCGCCGTCACCGCCTGTCCCACCGGCGTGGCCCATACCTTCATGGCGGCCGAGGCCCTGACCCAGGCTGGCAAGGCGCTCGGCTATCCCCTGCGCGTGGAGACGCAGGGCTCGGTGGGCGCGCAGGACGCGCTGACCCCCGAGGAGATCCGCGCGGCGGACGTGGTCATCCTCGCGTGTGACATCGAGGTGAACACCTCGCGCTTCGTGGGCAAGCGCGTGTTCCGCACCTCCACGGGCGCCGCGCTGAAGAAGTCCCAGGCCACCCTGCGCGAGGCGCTGGACAAGGCCCAGGTCCTGGAAGGCGCCCAGGGCAGCGCGCCCGCGGCGGCCCCGGCGGAGAAGGGCGGCGCGGCGGGCCTCTACAAACACCTGCTCACGGGCGTGTCGTTCATGCTGCCCATGGTGGTGGCGGGCGGCCTGAGCATCGCGCTGTCCTACGTGTTCGGCCTCGAGGCCTTCGAGGACAAGGGCTCACTCGCGGCGGCGCTGATGGAGATTGGCAACGGCGCGGCGTTCAAGCTGATGGTGCCGCTGCTCGCGGGCTACATCGCCTACTCCATCGCGGACCGGCCCGGCATCGCGCCCGGCATGGTGGGCGGCTATCTGGCGAGCACGCTGGGCGCGGGCTTCCTCGGCGGCATCATCGCGGGCTTCCTCGCGGGCTACATGGCCCAGTCCTTGAGCCGCTACGTCAAGCTGCCCCCCAGCATGGAAGCGCTCAAACCCATCCTCATCATCCCGCTCGCGGGCACGCTGATCACGGGACTGGTGATGATCTACGTGGTGGGCACGCCCGTGGCGGCGCTCATGTCCTCGCTCACCACGTTCCTCAAGACGATGGGCACCGGCAACGCGCTGCTTCTGGGAGCGGTGCTCGGCGCGATGATGTGCTTCGACCTGGGAGGCCCCATCAACAAGGCGGCATATGCCTTTGGCGTGGGCCTGCTGTCCGAGAGCACCTACGGGCCCATGGCGGCCATCATGGCGGCGGGCATGGTGCCGCCCATCGGCATGGGCATCGCGAGCGTGCTGGCGCGCAACAAGTTCTCCAAGCCGGAGCGGGAGGCGGGCAAGGCGGCCATGGTGCTCGGCCTGTGCTTCATCTCCGAGGGCGCCATTCCGTTCATGGCCAAGGACCCGTTGCGCGTGATTCCCACGAGCCTGCTCGGGGGAACGCTCACGGGTGCCCTGTCCATGTACTTCGGCGTGCAGCTCATGGCGCCGCACGGCGGCCTGTTCGTGCTGCTCATCCCCCACGCGGTGAACCACGTGCTCGCGTACCTGTTCGCCATTTCCGTGGGCTCGCTCGTCACGGGCGTGGCCTACGCGCTGGTGAAGACGGGCAAGGTGGAGCTGCCGGGGGCCTCTGCGCCCACCCAGGGCAAGGGCTGGAGCAAAGGCGCGACGGTCGGGTAG
- the pfkB gene encoding 1-phosphofructokinase: MARVLTLTLNPALDLAIRTGPLRLGEVNRTQSTRLDAAGKGINVARVLARLGHDVTVSGLLGEDNETAFVRAFATCGLGDAFIRIPGETRINAKLSEPDGRVTDLNGPGPRVPPAALEALFERLESLLPGLDAVAISGSLPPGVTPSMLAELITRVRARQVPVWLDTSDAALVAGIAARPTGVKPNDIELAEWAGHPLDTPEAQLRAALRLNAEGIDDVLLSLGAEGVLWASRGEALAATPPRVSVMSTVGAGDTLLAGTLHGVLSGWTRERGLGFATALAAESVRHIGVGEPDAPDFEQLLRATHVRDLSTDPHTGETHP, translated from the coding sequence ATGGCCCGCGTGCTCACCCTGACCCTCAACCCCGCCCTGGACCTGGCCATCCGCACCGGGCCCCTGCGGCTGGGCGAGGTCAACCGCACCCAGAGCACCCGGCTCGACGCCGCGGGCAAGGGCATCAACGTGGCGCGCGTGCTCGCCCGGCTGGGACATGACGTCACCGTGTCCGGCCTGCTCGGCGAGGACAACGAGACCGCCTTCGTGCGCGCCTTCGCCACCTGCGGCCTGGGGGACGCCTTCATCCGCATCCCCGGCGAGACGCGCATCAACGCGAAGCTCTCCGAGCCCGATGGCCGCGTGACGGACCTCAACGGGCCGGGCCCCCGCGTCCCCCCCGCCGCGCTGGAGGCCCTGTTCGAGCGCCTGGAGTCCCTGCTGCCCGGGCTCGACGCGGTGGCCATCTCCGGCAGCCTGCCGCCGGGCGTCACCCCGTCCATGCTCGCCGAGCTCATCACCCGCGTCCGCGCGCGGCAGGTGCCCGTCTGGCTCGACACGAGCGACGCGGCGCTGGTGGCGGGAATCGCCGCGCGGCCCACCGGCGTCAAACCCAACGACATCGAGCTGGCCGAGTGGGCGGGCCATCCGCTCGACACCCCCGAGGCCCAGCTCCGGGCGGCCCTGCGGCTCAACGCCGAGGGCATCGACGACGTGCTCCTGTCGCTCGGCGCGGAAGGCGTGCTCTGGGCGTCGCGCGGCGAGGCCCTGGCCGCGACGCCGCCCCGGGTCTCCGTCATGAGCACCGTGGGCGCGGGGGACACGCTGCTCGCGGGCACGCTGCACGGCGTGCTCTCCGGCTGGACGCGCGAGCGCGGCCTGGGCTTCGCCACGGCGCTCGCCGCCGAGTCCGTGCGGCACATCGGCGTGGGCGAGCCGGATGCTCCCGACTTCGAGCAACTGCTGCGCGCCACCCACGTTCGCGACCTGAGCACGGATCCACACACCGGGGAGACCCACCCATGA
- the ptsP gene encoding phosphoenolpyruvate--protein phosphotransferase, whose translation MLMLTREDVRLGCQAADWRGALAQAAQSLVEAGRVSPEYGEGLLAREAQSSTYLGKGIAIPHGTPDSRRFVRATGVRVLQFPQGVSWHDGSRVNLLVTIAAQSDEHLDILRQLTHVLEREGVAESLAGATSPEEIIAALSRLPVTARLDADTLCLGLPAKDRLELALSAAARLRHVGCVDAGFVAAIAGQQPVPLGQGLWLVFGTTGVFTPALALATPDKRLHDEGGDVTGVFCLAAQGDAHRPLLDRLDGLIARGDGTKLHGLPAEQVLSRLAGESARAETARVRLLNAHGLHARPAGVLVQTARQQSLPVRVRLLEGSTEAVSVTSLSKVLGLGARRGQTLVFSAEGEGAAKAVSALVEAVRGGLGEPVTPLDEAHEVSAPRPLPVVPKAPPAPPPADEPLTAVPAAPGLAIAPAYVVRPLEFHYPERAHDAARERSRLENALLGARQQLGALVQRTVGGEVAQILAIHLEMVEDPALRDSAAEAIGEGASAEAGWWRAIETAARAQESLADRLLAERAADLRDVGRRVLGLLCGVEMPTPPEHPYILVAEDVGPSDVARLDTAKVRGIVTVRGGATSHSAILARALGIASVAGAGERVMALTSGVELIVDGELGRLVAAPSTARRQRTERRIAEQETLRQAAHGRRHEEARTQDGHRVEVAANLGSTAHAADAVERGAEGVGLLRTEFVFMAHPQEPDLATQIAEYSKAFDALGGRPLVARTLDVGGDKPLAYWPMPQEDNPFLGVRGIRLTLTRPEVLETQLRALLTAAGTRPVRIMFPMVKDIEEFRAGKALFDRVQAQVKAADVQLGVMIEVPSCALLAPSLAKEADFFSIGTNDLTQYTLAIDRGHPQLSAQSDALHPSVLHLIRLTVEAAHAEGRWVGVCGELGSDPQAIPVLVGLGVDELSVSSRRVPLVKARIRELTLPRARELAALALKQPTAAAVREALETA comes from the coding sequence ATGCTAATGCTGACCCGAGAGGATGTCCGTCTGGGTTGCCAGGCCGCTGACTGGAGAGGCGCGCTGGCACAAGCCGCCCAGTCCCTCGTCGAGGCGGGCCGAGTGTCGCCGGAGTACGGCGAGGGGTTGCTCGCCCGGGAGGCCCAGTCGTCCACGTATCTGGGCAAGGGAATCGCCATTCCTCATGGTACCCCGGACAGCCGACGATTCGTGCGGGCCACGGGCGTGCGGGTGTTGCAATTCCCCCAAGGCGTCTCCTGGCATGACGGCTCGCGCGTCAACTTGCTGGTGACGATCGCCGCGCAGTCCGATGAGCACCTGGACATCCTGCGCCAGCTCACCCACGTGCTCGAGCGCGAGGGCGTGGCCGAATCCCTCGCGGGCGCCACGAGCCCCGAGGAGATCATCGCCGCGCTCTCCCGCCTGCCGGTGACGGCGCGGCTCGACGCGGACACGCTCTGCCTGGGCCTGCCCGCGAAGGATCGGCTGGAGCTGGCGCTCTCGGCCGCGGCGAGACTGCGCCACGTGGGCTGCGTGGACGCGGGCTTCGTCGCCGCCATCGCCGGCCAGCAGCCGGTGCCGCTGGGCCAGGGGCTGTGGCTCGTGTTCGGCACCACGGGCGTCTTCACCCCGGCGCTCGCGCTGGCCACCCCGGACAAGCGCCTGCACGACGAGGGCGGAGACGTCACGGGAGTCTTCTGCCTGGCCGCCCAGGGAGACGCACACCGGCCCCTGCTCGATCGGCTGGATGGCCTCATCGCCCGGGGGGATGGCACGAAGCTCCACGGCCTGCCCGCCGAGCAAGTCCTGTCCCGGCTGGCGGGTGAATCGGCCAGGGCGGAGACGGCCCGGGTGCGGCTGCTCAACGCCCATGGTCTGCACGCGCGTCCCGCCGGAGTCCTGGTGCAGACGGCCCGGCAACAGTCCCTGCCCGTGCGCGTCCGCCTCCTGGAGGGCAGCACCGAGGCGGTCTCCGTCACCAGCCTGAGCAAGGTGCTCGGCCTGGGAGCCCGGCGCGGCCAGACGCTGGTGTTCTCCGCCGAGGGAGAAGGCGCCGCGAAGGCCGTGTCGGCGCTCGTCGAGGCGGTGCGCGGGGGCCTCGGCGAGCCCGTGACGCCCCTGGACGAGGCCCACGAAGTCTCCGCTCCACGCCCCCTCCCCGTGGTGCCCAAGGCGCCCCCGGCGCCGCCTCCCGCCGACGAGCCCCTGACGGCCGTCCCCGCCGCGCCCGGCCTCGCCATCGCTCCCGCCTACGTGGTGCGCCCTCTCGAGTTCCATTACCCCGAGCGCGCCCACGACGCCGCCCGCGAGCGCTCGCGCCTGGAGAACGCGCTGCTCGGCGCCCGGCAGCAGCTCGGCGCGCTGGTGCAGCGCACCGTGGGCGGCGAGGTCGCTCAAATCCTCGCCATCCACCTGGAGATGGTGGAGGACCCGGCCCTGCGCGACTCCGCGGCGGAGGCCATCGGCGAGGGCGCGTCGGCCGAGGCGGGCTGGTGGCGCGCCATCGAGACCGCCGCGCGCGCCCAGGAATCCCTCGCGGACCGGCTCCTCGCCGAGCGCGCCGCGGACCTGCGCGACGTGGGCCGCCGCGTGCTCGGACTGCTGTGCGGCGTGGAGATGCCCACGCCCCCCGAGCACCCCTACATCCTCGTGGCCGAGGACGTGGGCCCCTCCGACGTGGCCCGGCTGGACACGGCCAAGGTGCGGGGAATCGTCACCGTGCGAGGCGGAGCCACCTCGCACAGCGCCATCCTCGCCCGGGCGCTCGGCATCGCCTCCGTGGCGGGCGCGGGCGAGCGCGTCATGGCCCTCACCTCCGGCGTGGAGCTCATCGTGGACGGAGAGCTGGGCCGGCTCGTCGCCGCGCCGAGCACCGCGCGCCGTCAGCGCACCGAGCGGCGCATCGCGGAGCAGGAGACCCTGCGCCAGGCGGCTCACGGCCGGCGTCACGAGGAAGCGCGCACCCAGGATGGGCACCGCGTGGAGGTCGCCGCCAACCTGGGCAGCACCGCGCATGCCGCGGACGCGGTGGAGCGCGGCGCCGAGGGCGTGGGCCTGCTGCGCACCGAGTTCGTCTTCATGGCCCACCCCCAGGAGCCGGACCTGGCCACGCAGATCGCCGAGTACAGCAAGGCCTTCGACGCGCTCGGGGGCCGTCCGCTCGTGGCGCGCACGCTCGATGTCGGAGGCGACAAGCCCCTGGCCTACTGGCCCATGCCCCAGGAGGACAATCCGTTCCTCGGGGTGCGCGGCATCCGCCTGACACTCACCCGGCCCGAGGTGCTCGAAACGCAACTGCGCGCCCTGTTGACCGCGGCGGGCACACGCCCCGTCCGCATCATGTTCCCCATGGTGAAGGACATCGAGGAGTTCCGCGCGGGCAAGGCCCTCTTCGACCGGGTACAGGCCCAGGTGAAGGCCGCCGACGTGCAGCTCGGCGTGATGATCGAAGTACCCTCCTGCGCCCTGCTGGCCCCCTCGCTCGCGAAGGAAGCCGACTTCTTCTCCATCGGAACCAATGACCTCACCCAGTACACACTCGCCATCGATCGCGGCCACCCGCAGCTGTCCGCTCAGTCCGACGCCCTCCACCCCAGCGTGCTCCACCTCATCCGCCTCACCGTCGAGGCCGCCCATGCCGAGGGCCGCTGGGTGGGCGTGTGCGGAGAACTCGGCTCGGATCCCCAGGCCATCCCCGTGCTCGTGGGCCTGGGCGTGGACGAGCTGTCCGTGAGCAGCCGCCGCGTCCCCCTCGTCAAGGCCCGCATCCGCGAGCTGACCCTGCCGCGCGCCCGGGAACTGGCCGCGCTCGCCCTGAAACAGCCCACCGCCGCCGCGGTGCGCGAAGCCCTGGAGACCGCCTGA